AGGAGCGCGTGACCTTCATGAACCGCTCGGCCCACCGATTGCTTGACCTCGGCGAAGACGCGGAAGTCACGCAAGGCCTCACCGACCTCGTACCGGAATTCGCACCGGTCCTGCGGCAATTGACGCAATCCGGCAATGAAACCGCCCAAGAGGCAATCAAGATCACCCGGCGCGGACAGCTTGAAAGCCTGTTGGTGCGCATCGCGACGCGCAGGTCCGAAGAAGGTCATTTGGAAGGTTACGTGCTGGCCTTCGATGACGTTTCCGAACTGGTAAGCGCACAGAAGATGGCCGCCTGGGGCGATGTGGCGCGACGGATCGCGCATGAAATCAAGAACCCGCTTACGCCGATCCAACTCTCCGCCGAGCGGCTCAAACGCAAGTTTACCCCGCTTGCGGGCGACGAGCTGGAGGCGCTGGAGCAATATACCGACGTGATCATCCGACAGACCGGGGACCTGCGCAGGATCGTGGACGAGTTTTCCAAGTTTGCGCGCATGCCGGAGCCCGAGTTGCGCGAAATCGATCTGATGAAGCTCGTGAAAGATGCCGTGGTCTTGCAGCAATCTGGCCAACCCGGCGTCGAGATAAGTCTGGAAGCAGACGAGCCGCAAATCCTCGCGGAACTGGACCAGACCATGATTGGGCAGGCTCTGACGAACCTGATCAAAAACGCAGGCGAAGCCATCGAGAGCTATGTGGAGGACAAACCGCATCCCGGTCATCAGCCGCAAATCAAGCTTGAGGTCATGACCGGTCCCAAGGAAGTCACGATCACGATATCGGACAACGGCATTGGCCTGCCCGAAGACCGCGCACGGCTCTTTGAGCCCTATGTGACCACGCGGGCCAAGGGGACGGGTCTTGGCCTGCCGATCGTGAAGAAAATCATTGAAGAACATGGCGGTAGCTTGAATTTGCGAGATGCTGCCCCGTTCGACGACAGCGGCCATGTCGGCGCGCAGGCGGTGATCGTGCTGCCGCGGCTGACGGCTGCAAAACGCAAAAACGTGGCCTGAGGGCCGAACGCACAAGGAGCAGAAATATGGGCGATATTCTGATTGTGGACGACGAGCGGGACATCCGGGAGCTGATCTCGGACATCCTCAAGGACGAAGGCTTCACCACCCGGCTGGCCGGCACGTCGGAGCAATGCATGGCGGAGCTGAACGCCGAGCCCCCGGGGCTGATGATCCTCGATATATGGCTCAAGGACAGTGCGATGGACGGGATCGATATCCTTAAGCACGTCAAGCGCGACAACCCCGATATTCCGGTGGTGATCATCTCGGGCCACGGCAATATCGAGATCGCCGTCGCCGCCATCAAACAGGGCGCTTACGATTTCATCGAAAAGCCCTTCAACATCGACCAGCTGATGGTGGTCATCACCCGCGCGATGGAGACGTCGCGCCTGCGCCGGGAGAACAATCAGCTTAAACGCGGCGAGGTCGCAAGCGCCGAGATGGTCGGCGAAAGCTCGGCCTTCAAAGCGTTGCAAAGCCAGCTCGACAAGGTCACCGGCTCCAACGGTCGCGTGATGCTGACGGGCGGTGCAGGCGCGGGCAAGGATGTGGCCGCCCACTACATCCACGCCAACTCCAACCGCGCCCATGCGCCTTTCGTCACCGTCAACTGCGCCACGGTCGAGCCGGAGCGCATGGAAGAAGTGCTGTTTGGCCGCGAAAGCCGCGAGCGCGGGGTCGAACCCGGTCTGCTGGAGCAGGCCCATGGCGGGATCATCTTCTTCGACGAGGTCGCGGATATGCCGCTTGGCACCCAATCGAAGATTCTGCGCGTTCTGGTCGAGCAGCAATTTCAACGGGTTGGCGGCAATGACAAGGTGCGGGTCGACCTGCGCGTCATCTCCAGCACGAACCGCGACCTTAGCGCGGAGATCGACGCAGGCCGGTTCCGTGAAGAGCTGTATCACCGCCTGAATGTGGTCCCGATCCACGTGCCAAGCCTTGAGGACCGGCGCGAGGACATTCCGGGGCTGGCCGGGCACTTCATCGACAACTTCAACAAATCCCAGGGCCTTCCACTGCGCGCCCTCAGCGATGAATGCGTCACGCTGCTGCAAACCATGCAGTGGCCCGGCAATATCCGCCAGCTCAAGAACGTGATCGAGCGGGTGCTGATCCTCGGTCCCGACAAGGGCGAGATCGAGGCGCGCGAGCTTCCGCAATCGGGCGGCGAGGGCGAAAGCAGCTCTGGCGTGACCATCGGCGGCAACCTTGCCACCTTGCCGCTGCGCGAGGCGCGTGAGCTGTTCGAGCGGGAATACCTGATGACGCAGATCAACCGCTTCGGCGGCAATATCTCTCGCACCGCGGCATTCGTCGGCATGGAGCGCAGCGCGCTGCACCGGAAGTTGAAATCCTTGGGTGTGGTCACCTCCAACAAGGCGGGGGCACGGATAGCGCAGGTGCAGGACGAGGATATGGCCGCGACGGGATCGGACTGAAGGGCGCCAGCGCTTGCCAATTGACCGCGCCAGACCCATCTGCCATGCCTTAACACTCGTGTAACCCAGGACCGGACCACATGAAGGTAATCATCTGCGGGGCAGGGCAGGTTGGCTGGCAAATTGCGCGCCACCTCTCCAATGAGAAAAACGACGTCACCGTCGTGGACAACAACCCCGAACTGGTGGCCCGCGCCACGGATACGCTGGATGTGCAGGGCATCACCGGGTTTGCCAGCTACCCAGACGTGCTGGACCGGGCAGGGGCGCGGGACGCCGACATGATCATCGCGGCCACATTTTCCGACGAGGTGAACATGGTCACCTGTCAGGTGGCGCATTCGGTGTTCTCGATCCCGCGCAAGATCGCGCGGCTGCGCTCACAAAGCTACCTGACCGCGATCTATTCCGACCTGTACCGTCGTGACCACATGCCGATTGATGTCGTGATCAGCCCCGAAAAAGAAGTGGCGGAGGC
The nucleotide sequence above comes from Litoreibacter ponti. Encoded proteins:
- a CDS encoding sigma-54-dependent transcriptional regulator — protein: MGDILIVDDERDIRELISDILKDEGFTTRLAGTSEQCMAELNAEPPGLMILDIWLKDSAMDGIDILKHVKRDNPDIPVVIISGHGNIEIAVAAIKQGAYDFIEKPFNIDQLMVVITRAMETSRLRRENNQLKRGEVASAEMVGESSAFKALQSQLDKVTGSNGRVMLTGGAGAGKDVAAHYIHANSNRAHAPFVTVNCATVEPERMEEVLFGRESRERGVEPGLLEQAHGGIIFFDEVADMPLGTQSKILRVLVEQQFQRVGGNDKVRVDLRVISSTNRDLSAEIDAGRFREELYHRLNVVPIHVPSLEDRREDIPGLAGHFIDNFNKSQGLPLRALSDECVTLLQTMQWPGNIRQLKNVIERVLILGPDKGEIEARELPQSGGEGESSSGVTIGGNLATLPLREARELFEREYLMTQINRFGGNISRTAAFVGMERSALHRKLKSLGVVTSNKAGARIAQVQDEDMAATGSD